One stretch of Glycine soja cultivar W05 chromosome 7, ASM419377v2, whole genome shotgun sequence DNA includes these proteins:
- the LOC114418454 gene encoding O-glucosyltransferase rumi homolog isoform X1, protein MANTNKQGCDHQSSSNKDKRWVSTYGLFSLAFLFVFAATNFIVNWVDLSRITSTTILKTIIVFNNQQPQFPLNCTNGKSASTCPSYYPTKLEFDDDSSNTSCPEYFRWIHEDLKPWESTGITRDMVERGKHISHFRLVIVNGKAYIEKFAKSYQTRDVFTIWGILQLLRLYPGKIPDLELMFQCGDRTVVFKKDFQVPKMSPPPVFHYCGEENSYDIVFPDWTFWGWAELSIRPWETTLHNILEGNKLVKWKDRIPYAFWKGNPTVSIIRRELGKCNTTEKHDWNARIYDIQWLRERASNFENSKLENQCTFRYKIYAEGTTWSVSEKYIIACDSMTMFIEPRYYDFFTRSMLPLQHYWPINTKNMCEEIKYAVDWGNAHLDNAQAIGNGGTNYIVENLKMKFVYDYMFHLLNRYSKLLKFKPTIPIGAVEICSESMACSLRGLRKSFMVESMVTSPSDTPPCTMPPPYTPETLKEFLQEKENLIKQVKTRVINTKQ, encoded by the exons tctaGAATTACAAGCACTACTATTCTCAAGACAATTATAGTATTCAATAATCAACAACCTCAATTCCCACTTAATTGCACCAATGGGAAGTCAGCATCAACATGTCCATCATACTATCCAACAAAACTTGAGTTTGATGATGATTCATCTAATACATCATGTCCAGAGTACTTTAGATGGATCCATGAAGATTTAAAACCATGGGAGAGTACAGGAATCACAAGGGACATGGTTGAAAGAGGAAAACATATTTCACATTTTAGGCTTGTAATTGTAAACGGAAAAGCTTATATAGAAAAGTTTGCCAAATCGTATCAAACAAGGGATGTGTTTACAATATGGGGAATTTTGCAACTTCTAAGGTTGTACCCGGGAAAGATACCAGATTTGGAGCTAATGTTTCAATGTGGGGACAGGACTGTTGTATTCAAAAAAGATTTCCAAGTACCAAAAATGTCACCTCCACCTGTTTTCCATTATTGTGGAGAAGAAAATTCATATGACATTGTCTTCCCTGATTGGACCTTCTGGGGTTG GGCTGAGCTTAGCATAAGACCATGGGAAACAACATTACATAATATACTAGAAGGCAACAAGCTTGTCAAATGGAAGGATAGGATACCCTATGCTTTTTGGAAGGGCAACCCAACAGTGTCTATTATTAGGAGAGAACTCGGCAAGTGCAACACCACAGAAAAACATGATTGGAATGCAAGAATATATGACATA cAATGGTTGCGGGAGAGAGCAAGTAATTTTGAGAACTCAAAACTTGAAAATCAATGTACCTTTAG ATATAAGATCTATGCAGAAGGGACCACATGGTCTGTGAGTGAAAAGTACATAATAGCATGTGACTCTATGACTATGTTCATAGAACCTAGGTATTATGACTTCTTTACAAGAAGCATGTTACCTTTGCAACACTATTGGCCTATCAACACCAAAAACATGTGTGAAGAGATTAAGTATGCAGTGGACTGGGGAAATGCTCACCTTGATAAT gCACAAGCAATTGGCAATGGAGGAACTAACTACATCGTAGAGAATTTAAAGATGAAATTTGTATATGACTACATGTTTCATTTATTAAATCGGTATtcaaaactcttgaaattcaaaccaACCATACCTATAGGAGCTGTTGAGATTTGTTCTGAAAGTATGGCTTGTTCCTTGCGTGGTTTAAGGAAAAGTTTTATGGTTGAGTCCATGGTGACCTCACCGAGTGATACACCTCCATGTACAATGCCTCCTCCTTATACACCTGAAACTCTAAAAGAGTTTttgcaagaaaaagagaatttaATCAAACAAGTGAAGACAAGAGTGATCAATACAAAACAATAA
- the LOC114418454 gene encoding O-glucosyltransferase rumi homolog isoform X2 — translation MTRWTLFSVTVLAAFVASSFFLEIDLSRITSTTILKTIIVFNNQQPQFPLNCTNGKSASTCPSYYPTKLEFDDDSSNTSCPEYFRWIHEDLKPWESTGITRDMVERGKHISHFRLVIVNGKAYIEKFAKSYQTRDVFTIWGILQLLRLYPGKIPDLELMFQCGDRTVVFKKDFQVPKMSPPPVFHYCGEENSYDIVFPDWTFWGWAELSIRPWETTLHNILEGNKLVKWKDRIPYAFWKGNPTVSIIRRELGKCNTTEKHDWNARIYDIQWLRERASNFENSKLENQCTFRYKIYAEGTTWSVSEKYIIACDSMTMFIEPRYYDFFTRSMLPLQHYWPINTKNMCEEIKYAVDWGNAHLDNAQAIGNGGTNYIVENLKMKFVYDYMFHLLNRYSKLLKFKPTIPIGAVEICSESMACSLRGLRKSFMVESMVTSPSDTPPCTMPPPYTPETLKEFLQEKENLIKQVKTRVINTKQ, via the exons ATGACGAGATGGACTCTCTTCTCCGTCACCGTCTTGGCTGCATTTGTTGCAAGTAGTTTCTTCCTGGAAATTGACCTT tctaGAATTACAAGCACTACTATTCTCAAGACAATTATAGTATTCAATAATCAACAACCTCAATTCCCACTTAATTGCACCAATGGGAAGTCAGCATCAACATGTCCATCATACTATCCAACAAAACTTGAGTTTGATGATGATTCATCTAATACATCATGTCCAGAGTACTTTAGATGGATCCATGAAGATTTAAAACCATGGGAGAGTACAGGAATCACAAGGGACATGGTTGAAAGAGGAAAACATATTTCACATTTTAGGCTTGTAATTGTAAACGGAAAAGCTTATATAGAAAAGTTTGCCAAATCGTATCAAACAAGGGATGTGTTTACAATATGGGGAATTTTGCAACTTCTAAGGTTGTACCCGGGAAAGATACCAGATTTGGAGCTAATGTTTCAATGTGGGGACAGGACTGTTGTATTCAAAAAAGATTTCCAAGTACCAAAAATGTCACCTCCACCTGTTTTCCATTATTGTGGAGAAGAAAATTCATATGACATTGTCTTCCCTGATTGGACCTTCTGGGGTTG GGCTGAGCTTAGCATAAGACCATGGGAAACAACATTACATAATATACTAGAAGGCAACAAGCTTGTCAAATGGAAGGATAGGATACCCTATGCTTTTTGGAAGGGCAACCCAACAGTGTCTATTATTAGGAGAGAACTCGGCAAGTGCAACACCACAGAAAAACATGATTGGAATGCAAGAATATATGACATA cAATGGTTGCGGGAGAGAGCAAGTAATTTTGAGAACTCAAAACTTGAAAATCAATGTACCTTTAG ATATAAGATCTATGCAGAAGGGACCACATGGTCTGTGAGTGAAAAGTACATAATAGCATGTGACTCTATGACTATGTTCATAGAACCTAGGTATTATGACTTCTTTACAAGAAGCATGTTACCTTTGCAACACTATTGGCCTATCAACACCAAAAACATGTGTGAAGAGATTAAGTATGCAGTGGACTGGGGAAATGCTCACCTTGATAAT gCACAAGCAATTGGCAATGGAGGAACTAACTACATCGTAGAGAATTTAAAGATGAAATTTGTATATGACTACATGTTTCATTTATTAAATCGGTATtcaaaactcttgaaattcaaaccaACCATACCTATAGGAGCTGTTGAGATTTGTTCTGAAAGTATGGCTTGTTCCTTGCGTGGTTTAAGGAAAAGTTTTATGGTTGAGTCCATGGTGACCTCACCGAGTGATACACCTCCATGTACAATGCCTCCTCCTTATACACCTGAAACTCTAAAAGAGTTTttgcaagaaaaagagaatttaATCAAACAAGTGAAGACAAGAGTGATCAATACAAAACAATAA